The following are from one region of the Veillonella nakazawae genome:
- a CDS encoding 50S ribosomal protein L11 methyltransferase, with protein MQWIEVSIVCERVATDEVTTLFDDYADNGIIEEDIEEQPNLIKLTLYADPTLDADVIKEDLEKRLTEANITVKSIDAHILDESTWLNSWQQYIEPTEILPNIVIKPAWQEYDNVDNKTIIEIDSDISFGTGSHETTRTCAELLKSYSESMDLNQVTCLDIGTGTGILLLVAAHLGIKHLVGIDIEEYAANQARINCENNHVSAEIICGNLDSDFNGTAQLILANLTVDPLKILLPQIGKKLEDKGILIISGIIDDRYDEIMPYIKANWHIIEERIAGPWHTFALEKR; from the coding sequence ATGCAGTGGATAGAAGTATCCATTGTCTGTGAAAGAGTAGCCACCGATGAGGTGACTACTCTTTTTGACGATTACGCAGACAATGGAATTATAGAAGAAGATATTGAAGAACAACCTAATTTAATAAAATTAACGCTCTACGCTGATCCAACACTTGATGCCGATGTGATTAAAGAAGACTTAGAAAAACGTCTTACAGAGGCAAATATTACGGTAAAATCAATAGATGCTCATATACTAGACGAATCTACGTGGTTAAATTCTTGGCAACAATATATTGAGCCTACAGAAATATTACCAAATATTGTAATTAAACCTGCATGGCAAGAATATGATAACGTCGACAATAAAACAATTATAGAAATCGATTCAGATATTTCCTTTGGTACTGGCTCTCATGAGACAACACGTACATGTGCCGAACTATTGAAATCTTATAGTGAATCCATGGATCTTAATCAAGTTACTTGTTTAGATATTGGTACAGGAACGGGTATTCTCTTATTGGTAGCAGCACATTTAGGAATCAAGCATTTGGTTGGTATTGATATTGAGGAATATGCTGCCAATCAAGCTCGTATTAACTGTGAGAATAATCATGTATCTGCAGAGATTATTTGTGGTAATTTGGATAGTGATTTCAATGGTACTGCCCAATTAATTTTAGCTAACTTAACAGTGGATCCACTTAAAATACTATTACCTCAAATTGGTAAAAAACTAGAGGATAAGGGAATTTTAATTATAAGTGGCATTATAGATGATCGGTATGATGAAATCATGCCATATATTAAGGCTAATTGGCATATTATTGAGGAGCGCATTGCAGGGCCTTGGCATACATTTGCGCTAGAAAAGCGATGA
- the tpx gene encoding thiol peroxidase, translated as MEKRTGVVTFAGGPITLVGPEVKVGQQAPDFTVLSNDLQPKTLKDFEGKVKVISVVPSLDTGVCDAQTRWFNQDATALSDDVVVLTISMDLPFAQKRWCGAAGVDKVITLSDHKDASFGENYGFLIEELRLLTRGVVVINKENKVTYVEYVPEVTQAVNFDAALEAIKADI; from the coding sequence ATGGAAAAACGTACTGGCGTAGTAACATTTGCAGGTGGCCCTATCACATTGGTTGGCCCAGAAGTTAAAGTAGGTCAACAAGCTCCTGACTTCACAGTTTTAAGCAACGACTTACAACCTAAAACATTAAAAGATTTCGAAGGTAAAGTAAAAGTTATCTCCGTTGTTCCTTCCCTTGATACAGGCGTTTGTGACGCTCAAACTCGTTGGTTCAACCAAGATGCTACAGCACTTTCTGATGATGTTGTAGTATTGACAATTTCTATGGACTTGCCTTTCGCTCAAAAACGTTGGTGTGGCGCTGCTGGCGTAGATAAAGTTATTACTTTGTCTGACCACAAAGACGCTTCCTTCGGTGAAAACTATGGCTTCTTGATTGAAGAACTTCGTCTCTTAACTCGTGGCGTAGTAGTAATCAACAAAGAAAATAAAGTAACTTATGTTGAATACGTACCTGAAGTAACTCAAGCAGTTAACTTCGATGCTGCATTAGAAGCAATTAAAGCTGATATCTAA
- a CDS encoding RsmE family RNA methyltransferase gives MKKIFIPTPLDERIELPKDVTHHVLHVFRHNIEEPITVTGSDNRCGIYQITDEVDGIAQAKLIEYVAIDVSSYRTILVQSLLKGEKLEWVLQKATELNVDTIYLVSTANCVAKYDDKKLQSKVSRWEKIMLEAAQQCGRNQLPTLVVGETLSQVLTIEADALKLVAYENEDGHTIKSALQLVHTNQTITDILICIGPEGGYQEKEINAIIESGGKSVSLGNTILRAETAAIGSLAMIQYELEL, from the coding sequence ATGAAAAAGATTTTTATTCCTACACCATTAGATGAAAGAATAGAATTACCGAAAGATGTGACGCATCATGTGTTACATGTATTTCGTCATAATATAGAGGAACCCATTACTGTAACGGGCAGTGATAATCGTTGTGGTATCTATCAGATTACTGATGAAGTTGATGGTATAGCACAGGCTAAACTTATTGAATATGTAGCGATTGATGTATCGTCGTATCGAACTATTCTAGTTCAATCCTTATTGAAAGGTGAAAAGTTAGAATGGGTATTACAAAAAGCGACGGAATTAAATGTAGATACCATTTATCTTGTATCTACGGCAAACTGTGTAGCTAAATATGATGATAAGAAACTACAATCAAAAGTCAGTCGTTGGGAAAAAATTATGTTAGAAGCAGCCCAACAGTGTGGCCGCAATCAACTGCCCACACTTGTAGTAGGTGAAACGCTTTCACAAGTATTAACAATCGAAGCTGACGCATTAAAATTAGTAGCTTATGAAAATGAAGATGGTCATACTATTAAGTCCGCACTACAATTAGTACACACTAATCAAACTATAACTGATATTCTAATCTGTATTGGTCCAGAGGGGGGCTATCAAGAGAAGGAAATCAATGCTATTATAGAGAGTGGCGGTAAATCAGTATCGCTGGGCAATACTATTTTACGAGCAGAAACAGCTGCCATTGGATCATTAGCAATGATTCAATATGAATTAGAACTATAA
- a CDS encoding ABC transporter ATP-binding protein, whose translation MKTHKERNDWALFSYITAYIKPYLGILLVAAIALAGNLILLLLRPYITKQVIDLGFATNDINVIEYYAVLYGLTIIGSVCFIFIENYFLKSFGQKIIYKIRHIVFQKILHKPHDEFYKLPIGNWVTRITNDVESLRTLYTDVLLNLTSSGLMIIGILAFMYAINIPLAIIMTILVPIMGGIIWVYQKFSRKAFRQVRRSVAASNASIKELLNYIVIVKSYGGEKAIEDKYETVNKGFLEAGLFEVTTFSIFRPLVDGLFFVALIVIFTTTNLIDSIADAGTVFAFIQYMDRFFQPLKDIADKYNSLQSALAGAERLVPLLEEKERNMVDEVPKELIPVESIEFDHVWFSYENNDVYALQDFTLHIKAGDFTGIVGPSGSGKSTLLSLLMGIYKPTKGSIYINGIDISKYDSSVLRHLMGYVFQQAYLFKGSIKDNLTLFDNSISHDEMVKAAKQVNLDSMIEQLPEGYNTPVGYLGSLLSDGQKQLLAFGRTLIRNIPILLLDEATANIDSHTEKQIQASIENIRGSKTIVSIAHRLSTVQDANEIVYIEYGKIKEKGSFNELIELKGAFYNLWIRQKSGS comes from the coding sequence ATGAAAACGCATAAAGAAAGAAACGATTGGGCTTTATTCTCCTATATAACTGCATATATTAAACCCTATTTAGGAATCCTATTAGTCGCAGCAATCGCTCTAGCTGGAAATCTTATCCTATTGTTGCTTAGACCATATATTACAAAACAAGTAATCGATCTAGGGTTTGCCACAAATGATATTAACGTTATTGAATATTATGCTGTTTTATATGGCCTTACTATCATTGGTAGTGTGTGCTTTATTTTCATAGAAAACTATTTTTTAAAAAGCTTTGGGCAAAAGATTATTTATAAGATTCGCCATATTGTGTTCCAAAAAATTCTACATAAACCACATGATGAATTTTATAAATTGCCTATTGGTAATTGGGTGACTCGAATTACTAATGATGTAGAATCACTGCGCACCTTATATACAGATGTATTATTGAATTTAACTAGTAGTGGATTAATGATTATCGGTATATTAGCCTTTATGTATGCTATTAATATACCATTAGCCATTATTATGACAATTTTAGTGCCTATTATGGGTGGCATTATTTGGGTATATCAAAAGTTCTCTAGAAAGGCTTTTCGTCAAGTAAGACGATCCGTAGCAGCGTCAAATGCGAGTATTAAGGAACTACTTAATTATATTGTTATTGTAAAGTCCTATGGTGGAGAAAAGGCTATAGAAGATAAATATGAAACTGTTAATAAAGGTTTTTTAGAAGCCGGTCTTTTTGAAGTAACAACATTTTCTATTTTTAGACCTCTCGTTGATGGATTATTTTTTGTAGCATTAATTGTTATATTTACCACTACCAATTTAATTGATTCTATAGCTGATGCAGGTACTGTTTTTGCTTTCATTCAATATATGGATCGATTTTTTCAACCATTAAAGGACATTGCAGACAAATATAATTCCCTGCAAAGTGCATTAGCTGGTGCAGAACGGTTAGTTCCATTATTAGAGGAAAAAGAGCGAAATATGGTAGATGAAGTTCCAAAGGAACTGATTCCTGTAGAATCAATTGAATTTGATCATGTTTGGTTTTCCTATGAGAATAACGATGTCTATGCATTACAAGATTTTACCTTACATATTAAAGCTGGTGATTTTACTGGTATTGTAGGTCCATCCGGTAGTGGTAAGTCCACATTATTGTCCTTACTAATGGGTATCTATAAACCTACAAAGGGTTCTATCTACATTAATGGTATTGATATTTCAAAATATGATAGTTCTGTACTTCGTCATTTAATGGGCTATGTATTCCAACAAGCTTACTTATTTAAAGGTTCTATTAAAGATAATCTTACACTTTTTGATAACTCTATATCTCATGATGAAATGGTAAAAGCTGCAAAACAAGTAAATTTAGATTCTATGATTGAACAATTACCTGAAGGCTATAATACACCTGTTGGGTACTTAGGTTCTCTGTTATCAGATGGACAAAAGCAATTACTAGCCTTTGGTCGTACATTAATAAGAAATATACCTATTTTATTATTAGATGAAGCAACTGCTAATATTGATAGTCATACGGAAAAACAAATACAAGCAAGTATCGAAAATATCCGTGGCAGTAAAACAATCGTAAGCATTGCTCATCGGTTATCCACCGTACAAGACGCTAATGAAATTGTTTATATTGAATATGGTAAAATAAAAGAAAAAGGTTCTTTCAACGAATTGATTGAGTTAAAGGGCGCCTTTTATAATCTATGGATTCGTCAAAAAAGTGGGAGTTAG
- a CDS encoding phosphate-starvation-inducible PsiE family protein: protein MLRYSLDFFLYIGITAIVRLLIIDHESAFDNLIWSVAIFVLVCSLVLVEKFIGHNE, encoded by the coding sequence ATCCTTAGATATTCTCTTGATTTCTTTTTGTATATTGGGATTACAGCAATTGTAAGACTTCTAATTATTGACCATGAATCTGCATTTGATAATTTAATTTGGTCCGTTGCAATTTTTGTACTTGTATGTAGTTTAGTATTAGTAGAAAAGTTTATAGGACATAACGAGTAA
- a CDS encoding ABC transporter ATP-binding protein produces the protein MKSIELFMQFFRREGWVYAIGLTMLIAIDIAFLFVPQFIGNAIDTLSHNKEGLVNYIIYFILLFIIITILKVISRRTLLGSIRRMEYLFREILCRKALQIKTTYYEANGPGKVMALMTNDVTSLRVALGLGVMIVVDIIFYSIVGSIILIQKIDGLLAFKIMTPVFFIIVTIFVLGRKLRAKQRSAQATYSDMTEFGQELFQGMDVIRAFNRERIISHSFEKINKLNYKKNMEVALLDSVLTPLTRIAPFICISISIFICGHLAVDGQMSIGEFVTINSFIMLIVGPLIGFGGLISIVQKGLASLDRITDFLRLPIESIDDSTEVLPLEDINIRYLDFNYENSKGHALSQVSTTIRKGSFIGIVGKPGSGKSTLFKLLIGLQQSPAKSIYFGNQDISDIPLSKLRNSIAYVPTQSYLLSTTIEDNIKFGKELPMHESVEVAAKKADLYRDLGNLLDNDLHTLAEEGHDLSGGQKQRINMARGFYKNAPYLLLDDCFSALDAVTVNTILETLHTVNTQTILCISQRLEVIEKADKIIVFDEGHIAEEGTHEELLNLNGLYKTLYEAQKGEAQNENA, from the coding sequence ATGAAATCTATAGAGCTATTTATGCAGTTTTTCCGCCGAGAAGGTTGGGTATATGCCATCGGTTTAACTATGCTAATCGCTATTGATATAGCATTTTTATTTGTTCCACAATTCATTGGTAATGCCATCGATACACTAAGTCACAATAAAGAGGGATTAGTCAATTATATTATTTACTTTATTTTATTATTTATTATTATAACGATTCTAAAAGTTATTTCGCGACGCACCTTACTTGGTTCCATCCGTCGTATGGAGTACCTTTTTCGTGAAATCTTGTGTAGAAAAGCATTACAAATAAAAACAACATATTATGAGGCAAATGGACCTGGTAAAGTTATGGCGTTGATGACAAATGATGTTACATCTCTTCGTGTAGCGTTAGGTTTAGGTGTAATGATTGTGGTGGATATTATATTTTATTCCATTGTAGGATCTATTATTTTAATACAAAAAATAGATGGTCTATTAGCTTTTAAAATCATGACACCTGTATTCTTTATCATTGTTACAATATTTGTGTTGGGCAGAAAATTACGTGCTAAACAGCGTAGTGCTCAAGCTACTTATAGTGATATGACAGAATTTGGGCAAGAATTATTTCAAGGAATGGATGTAATTAGGGCTTTTAATAGGGAACGAATTATATCTCATTCTTTTGAGAAAATAAATAAACTAAATTATAAGAAAAATATGGAGGTTGCCTTACTAGACTCTGTACTAACACCGTTAACGAGAATTGCTCCTTTTATTTGTATTAGTATCAGTATTTTCATATGTGGTCACCTAGCTGTAGATGGTCAAATGTCCATAGGTGAATTTGTAACTATCAATTCATTCATTATGCTAATCGTAGGACCTTTAATTGGCTTTGGTGGACTCATTTCGATTGTACAAAAAGGCTTGGCATCTTTAGATCGTATTACCGATTTCTTACGACTACCAATAGAGTCAATTGATGACTCAACTGAAGTATTACCACTTGAGGATATTAATATACGATATTTAGATTTTAATTATGAAAATTCTAAAGGTCATGCATTGTCTCAAGTATCTACAACTATTCGTAAAGGCTCTTTTATAGGCATTGTTGGTAAACCTGGTTCTGGTAAAAGTACGCTCTTTAAATTACTCATTGGTTTGCAACAAAGCCCCGCTAAATCTATTTATTTTGGGAACCAAGATATTTCAGATATACCTTTATCTAAGCTTCGAAATTCAATAGCTTATGTACCAACTCAATCTTATTTATTGAGTACTACTATTGAAGATAATATTAAATTTGGTAAAGAATTACCTATGCATGAATCCGTAGAGGTGGCTGCAAAAAAAGCCGACCTATATAGAGATTTAGGTAATCTATTAGATAATGACTTACATACTCTTGCAGAAGAAGGACATGATTTATCTGGTGGTCAAAAGCAACGTATTAATATGGCTCGAGGTTTTTATAAAAATGCACCATATTTATTATTAGATGATTGTTTCTCAGCTTTAGATGCAGTAACAGTAAATACTATTTTAGAGACATTACATACAGTAAATACACAAACTATATTATGTATTTCACAACGATTAGAGGTTATTGAAAAAGCTGATAAAATTATTGTCTTTGATGAAGGTCATATAGCTGAAGAGGGGACACATGAAGAATTATTAAATCTCAATGGTTTATATAAAACACTCTATGAAGCACAGAAAGGAGAGGCTCAAAATGAAAACGCATAA
- a CDS encoding glutamine synthetase has translation MTSTKDLLYYIPAGQYGKEGVLALLEQHPEIKFVSLVGIDLAGNDTDEKIPMAAFFDDYEAFFEGRAVQTDGSSVVLTNIATLNNARVDMWGDPSVNWFVDYNYENIDEATGLPTGTLRIPAFLMHNYRYVDSRSILKNSCDYVRAELLSLIKEHGLPGMPHVKADDVVDIIFTSATELEFWVKTPSRTVTKKELSVSQKLQEQYWQRTHGTVRTALEQAVERLDQYGMVAEMGHKEVGGVKAKLDEDGHEAVVLEQLEIDWKFSNNPLQTADNELQARIIVREVFRENGLDVTFNAKPIIGVAGSGEHTHFGVMAKLKSGKLVNLFSPEDMRKESASSLGIGAIMGLLKHYEAINPFISSTTDSLNRLKPGFEAPVCIVTSLGTDPSEPSRNRTILCGLIRDIDNPMATRYELRSPNPYTNTYTALALIFISAFDGMKYAITSGKTQAQLEAELSKEVGESADYLATNRAYRTEKDVFDDFTQEERNQMFGVAPATVWENIKGYHNNPELVETLAQGNAFAKDLMDSFIASILKRWKLVLAHRLIPDNLDTVRKMVAIHTDSRNSVDDKRFAEVNDLRFYLAKDSDDRKSLFTRLIDALNAGEYDLASQLQIEMNDKMEELEAKYTNYAKNIF, from the coding sequence ATGACAAGTACTAAAGATTTATTGTATTACATTCCAGCAGGTCAATATGGTAAAGAAGGTGTTCTTGCACTATTAGAACAACATCCAGAAATTAAATTTGTATCTCTTGTAGGTATTGATTTAGCTGGTAATGATACAGATGAAAAAATCCCTATGGCAGCATTCTTTGATGATTATGAGGCATTCTTTGAAGGTCGTGCTGTTCAAACAGATGGTTCTTCTGTAGTACTTACAAATATCGCCACATTGAATAATGCACGTGTAGATATGTGGGGCGACCCAAGTGTAAACTGGTTCGTTGATTATAACTATGAAAATATCGATGAAGCAACAGGTTTACCAACTGGTACACTTCGTATTCCTGCATTCTTGATGCATAACTACCGTTATGTTGACTCTCGTTCTATCTTAAAAAACAGCTGTGATTATGTTCGTGCAGAACTATTATCCTTGATCAAAGAACATGGTCTACCTGGTATGCCTCATGTGAAAGCTGATGACGTTGTAGACATTATCTTTACATCTGCTACAGAATTGGAATTCTGGGTAAAAACTCCATCTAGAACAGTTACCAAAAAAGAATTATCCGTATCTCAAAAATTACAAGAACAATACTGGCAACGTACACATGGTACAGTTCGTACTGCATTAGAACAAGCAGTTGAACGCTTAGACCAATACGGTATGGTTGCAGAAATGGGCCATAAGGAAGTAGGTGGCGTTAAAGCTAAACTTGATGAAGATGGTCATGAAGCAGTTGTACTAGAACAATTAGAAATCGACTGGAAATTCTCTAATAACCCATTACAAACAGCAGATAATGAATTACAAGCTCGTATTATTGTTCGTGAAGTGTTCCGTGAAAATGGTCTTGATGTAACATTCAATGCAAAACCTATTATTGGCGTAGCTGGTTCTGGTGAACATACACACTTTGGTGTTATGGCTAAATTAAAATCTGGTAAACTTGTAAACTTGTTTAGCCCAGAAGATATGCGTAAAGAATCTGCTAGCTCCTTGGGTATTGGTGCTATCATGGGGTTATTGAAACACTATGAAGCAATCAATCCATTTATCAGTTCTACAACAGACTCCTTAAATCGTTTAAAACCTGGCTTCGAAGCTCCAGTATGTATCGTTACATCTTTAGGTACTGATCCTTCCGAACCAAGCCGTAACCGTACAATCCTTTGTGGTTTGATTCGTGATATCGATAATCCTATGGCTACACGTTATGAATTGCGTTCTCCAAACCCTTATACAAATACATATACTGCATTAGCATTGATCTTCATCTCTGCATTTGATGGTATGAAATATGCTATTACATCTGGTAAAACACAAGCACAATTAGAAGCAGAGCTTTCCAAAGAAGTGGGTGAATCTGCTGATTACCTTGCTACAAATCGTGCATATCGTACAGAAAAAGACGTATTCGATGATTTCACTCAAGAAGAACGTAATCAAATGTTTGGTGTTGCACCAGCCACTGTATGGGAAAACATTAAAGGTTACCATAACAATCCTGAATTAGTTGAAACATTAGCTCAAGGCAATGCATTTGCAAAAGATTTGATGGATTCCTTTATCGCATCTATCTTGAAACGTTGGAAACTTGTATTGGCTCACCGCTTAATTCCTGATAATCTTGATACAGTTCGTAAGATGGTAGCTATTCATACTGATAGCCGTAATAGTGTAGATGATAAACGTTTTGCAGAGGTTAATGACTTACGTTTCTATCTTGCTAAAGATAGTGATGATCGCAAATCTTTATTCACTCGTTTAATCGATGCACTTAATGCCGGTGAATATGACTTAGCATCTCAATTACAAATTGAAATGAACGATAAAATGGAAGAATTAGAAGCTAAATATACTAACTATGCAAAAAACATCTTCTAA
- the rpsU gene encoding 30S ribosomal protein S21 codes for MSEIKVGKNETLESALRRFKRSCQKAGVLSEVRKREHYEKPSVKRKKKSEAARKRKFRA; via the coding sequence ATGTCTGAAATCAAAGTCGGTAAAAACGAAACGCTTGAAAGTGCTCTTCGTCGATTCAAACGCTCCTGCCAAAAAGCGGGTGTTTTGTCTGAAGTAAGAAAACGCGAACACTACGAAAAACCAAGCGTAAAAAGAAAGAAAAAATCTGAAGCAGCAAGAAAACGCAAATTCAGAGCATAA
- the mtaB gene encoding tRNA (N(6)-L-threonylcarbamoyladenosine(37)-C(2))-methylthiotransferase MtaB has translation MKTVAFTTLGCRVNQYDTDAMKGLFLQNNYEAVDFDEKADIYVINTCSVTNMGEKKSRQLIRKAKRQNEDAYVIVTGCYAQLDPDAIAAIDGVNLVIGTNNRSKIVELVEQLESTERQINAVRDIMNESNFEEMPLYGNESDKARAFMKIQEGCNNYCAFCIIPYTRGKLKSRKVDDIVQEAKRLVEHGFHEIVLTGIHLGNYGVELPGRPTLADVVKALLEIPNLYRIRFGSIESVEVSDELVELMATNKRVCPHLHLPLQAGSDHVLKLMKRHYTLQEYKDLIASLRSRIKDLSITTDIIAGFPQETDEDFEETLNTVREIGFTHIHAFPYSIREGTPAATMPDQVPEAVKKTRVALLNGLSQSGYEAYAKSRIGKPGEILIEKEEHGYYMGLTNEYVNGKVKSDGLHKIGDLIGGTVVGLEDNYLIIE, from the coding sequence ATGAAAACCGTTGCTTTTACAACCTTGGGCTGTCGTGTCAATCAGTATGACACAGATGCTATGAAAGGTTTATTTTTACAAAATAATTACGAAGCAGTAGACTTCGATGAAAAAGCGGATATATATGTAATTAATACATGTTCTGTAACGAATATGGGGGAAAAAAAATCCCGTCAATTAATTCGTAAGGCTAAGCGTCAAAATGAAGATGCCTATGTTATTGTAACTGGTTGTTATGCTCAACTTGATCCAGATGCGATTGCTGCTATTGATGGTGTTAACCTTGTGATAGGTACAAACAATCGATCTAAAATCGTTGAGCTAGTAGAGCAATTAGAATCTACAGAACGTCAAATCAATGCTGTTAGAGATATTATGAACGAGTCTAACTTTGAAGAAATGCCATTATATGGTAATGAATCTGACAAAGCTCGTGCTTTCATGAAAATTCAAGAAGGTTGTAATAACTATTGCGCCTTTTGTATCATTCCTTATACTCGAGGAAAATTGAAATCTCGTAAAGTGGATGATATTGTACAAGAGGCAAAACGTTTAGTAGAACATGGATTCCATGAAATCGTATTAACAGGTATACATTTAGGGAATTATGGTGTAGAATTACCAGGTCGCCCTACATTAGCCGATGTAGTAAAAGCTTTATTAGAGATTCCTAATTTATATCGTATTCGTTTCGGGTCTATTGAGTCGGTAGAGGTTTCTGATGAGTTAGTAGAATTAATGGCTACTAATAAACGTGTTTGTCCACATTTACATTTACCACTACAAGCTGGTTCTGATCATGTATTAAAGTTGATGAAACGCCATTATACATTGCAAGAATATAAAGACTTGATTGCAAGTTTGCGTTCTCGTATTAAAGATTTATCAATTACGACTGATATTATTGCAGGTTTCCCGCAAGAAACAGATGAAGACTTTGAAGAAACATTAAATACAGTACGGGAAATTGGGTTTACCCATATTCATGCATTCCCATACTCTATTCGTGAGGGCACACCTGCAGCTACTATGCCGGATCAAGTACCTGAAGCTGTAAAGAAAACTCGTGTAGCACTTTTGAATGGTCTTAGCCAATCTGGTTATGAAGCATACGCAAAATCTCGCATTGGTAAGCCTGGTGAGATTCTCATCGAAAAGGAAGAGCATGGATACTATATGGGCTTAACAAATGAGTATGTAAATGGTAAAGTAAAGTCTGATGGATTACATAAGATTGGTGATCTAATCGGAGGTACTGTTGTTGGTTTAGAAGATAATTATTTAATTATTGAATAA
- a CDS encoding histidine triad nucleotide-binding protein, with product MSDCIFCKIINGEIPSKKVLENDKFYAFHDIEPVKKVHVLIVPKNHVANIAHLTEKNEDYVEGLLPFVRDVAKELGISKDGYRLIFNTGAKAGQTVFHMHAHLLGGEEMGWPEA from the coding sequence ATGAGTGATTGCATTTTCTGTAAAATTATCAATGGTGAAATTCCATCTAAAAAAGTATTAGAAAACGATAAATTTTATGCATTCCATGATATTGAACCAGTGAAAAAAGTACATGTTCTTATTGTGCCAAAAAATCACGTAGCTAACATTGCTCATCTTACTGAAAAAAATGAAGACTATGTAGAAGGTTTATTGCCATTCGTACGTGATGTAGCAAAAGAACTAGGTATTTCTAAAGATGGTTATCGTTTGATCTTTAATACTGGCGCAAAAGCAGGTCAAACTGTATTCCATATGCATGCACATCTTTTAGGTGGCGAAGAAATGGGCTGGCCTGAAGCTTAA
- a CDS encoding GatB/YqeY domain-containing protein, translating into MSLKDQLKEDMKAAMKAREEGKTALSVIRMVNSAIKNAEINDKVELDDNGILGILAKEMKTRQDSLVEFEKAGREDLISHVKEEMAVLQKYLPAQMSEDEIRTVVKEAISACGDAVNMGNVMKHVMPKTKGRADGKIVNNIVKELLG; encoded by the coding sequence ATGAGCTTAAAAGATCAATTAAAAGAAGATATGAAAGCGGCTATGAAAGCTCGTGAAGAAGGAAAAACGGCTTTATCTGTAATTCGAATGGTTAATAGTGCTATTAAGAATGCAGAAATCAATGATAAAGTGGAGCTTGATGATAATGGTATTCTTGGCATTTTGGCGAAAGAAATGAAAACTCGCCAAGATTCTTTAGTTGAATTTGAAAAAGCGGGTCGTGAAGACTTAATCTCTCATGTAAAAGAAGAGATGGCAGTACTACAAAAATATTTACCAGCTCAAATGAGTGAAGATGAAATTCGTACAGTCGTAAAAGAAGCGATTTCTGCATGTGGCGATGCTGTAAATATGGGGAATGTTATGAAACATGTAATGCCAAAAACTAAAGGTCGTGCAGATGGTAAAATAGTTAATAATATCGTTAAAGAGTTACTTGGATAA